A region of the Myxococcus stipitatus DSM 14675 genome:
GGTCCAGGTGGATGGCTCCCGGCTCTACGCCACGTTGATCGACCCGACGCTGGAGACGCTCATCTACGATGTGAAGAATCCGCGGGAGCCCGTGCTGCTGGGGCGCTACCTGGATGAGAGTGTCGGAAGTCTCAAGAGCATGGTGCACGACACCACGAGCTTCGAGGGGCGGCTCTATGTCAATCATTGGAGCGCCGGCATGCTCATCCTCGACCCGACCGACCCGGCGAACGTGAAGAAGGTGGGGGCGTACAAGTATCCGCGCGCGTCGAGCCATGCCGCCCGCGTGGGGCGAATCAATGGCAACCTCACGGGCTTCGAGGGGGGCGAGGGCTGGGGTGCCCACCTGCGCGTGCTCGACCTGGCCGATGAGAAGAATCCCCGGCTCATCGGTGAGTACAAGCTGTCGCCGGAGGTCTCCATCCACAACATGGAGCTCGTCGGCTCCCGGCTCTACCTGGCGCACTACCAGCATGGCGTGCGCGTGCTGGACGTCTCGGGTCCCGCCAAGCCGGTGGAGCTCGCGTACTACAACACCTGGCGGGAGACGGACGCGAACCGCGGGACGAGCCCCTGGGATGGCGCCATCGGCATCCGTGTTCCGGGGGATGGCTACGTCTACGTCGTCGACACCTCCCGGGGCCTGCTCATCTTCCCGGAGGTGATGTACACGGATATCCCGGAGGACCCCAACGAGCTCTGACGGCCTGGGTGTCTGAGAACCCATCCCTCGCGTCACCGCCGCCCGCCTCTGGAGGCGGCGGTGGCGTGAGGGATAACTCCAAACGCGAGGTGGTGCGTTGAAGGGGAGGCTTCCTCACATTTCCATAGGAACTCCCATGAGTGTGTCTCCCATCTCGTCTCGTCAGGTGCAGCAGCCCGCGATTCAAGGCACGCGTCCCGTGGAGGGGCAGCGGGCGCAGCGGCAGGAGCCCGCGGTTGCGGCGCGGGAGCGGGACACGTTCGACGCGGCGTCCGCGCCGGCGTCGGTGCTTCAGTCGTTCAACCCCCGAGGTCGGGTGCGGGTGACGACGGAGGGTGACCGGGTGGTGCTGCAGGCGGACGGGAGCATCGACCGCGATGGGCGGACGCCGCGCGGTGGCGTGCGTCTACCGGGTGGGCGCCGCGTGGGCGGGAGCTTCTCCGCGGAGGCGACGGGGCGGCTTCGGGTGGAGGTGCCGATGTCGGGGGCGACGGAGGCGATGCGGCGCGGGCAGGTGCCGAACCCGGGGGACCCGGCGTCGTGGCCGGTGGGGACTCGGGCGACGGCGGAGGTGACGACGGAGGTGGGCGGGTCGGGGCGGCTGGGCCGGGCGATGCGAGGGATTCGCGGGGCGCTGGGTTTCGACGCGTCGTTCGAGCGGAACGACATGCGGCGGTACGAGTTGGAGAAGGTGGGGCCGACGACGGTGCGGGCGACGGTGACGTCGCGGGTGGGGCAGGACGATGGCGTGGGGGTTCGGGGTGTGGGGATGGACCAACGGCAGACGCTGACGCGGACGCACAGCGCGGACTTCGACATCTCGTCGCCACAGGGGATGGAGGCGTATCAGCGGTTCTTGCGCAGTGGGGAGCTGCCTGCGGCGGGGGGGCCGGGGGTGGGCAACGTGCGGCGGGAGGACAGCCGCGAGTCGAACACGGGGCGGAGCGTGGCGGGGCGCAGGGGGCTGGAGGGGAATGACCGCGTCCGGGTGACGACGACGGACGAGGGCAGCCGGGTGGAGACGTCCACGGATGCGCCGGGCCTGGGGTCGATGAATCGCGAGACGACGGTGGGGCCGGAGGGGGCGCGGTCGGTGACGAACATCAACGGGATGGTGACGGGGACGACGGTGACGCCGCCGGGTGGGCAGCCCACGACGACGTATCAGTTGCGGTTCCAGAATCCGGAGGCGGCGCGGCTGGCGCGCATCGCGTTCAGTGGGGATGCGAGCGTGACGAATGGCGACCCGCTGTCGGTGAATCTCACGGAGGCGCAGGCGCGCCAGCTCGTCGAGCGGACGCTGGGGCGACAGGGGCTGGGCGCGGGCCGGGAGCCGCTGGAGCATGCGCTGCGCGCGGTGACGCAAGGAGGAGAGCGCGCCTTCGCGCAGGCGCTCTACCGCGCGACGGTGAGCCCCGGGAACAGGGACCTCCAGCCGCTGCCGTCGACGGGCATGGAGTGACGGGGCGTTAGAGCGTGGGGAGTGCCCGCATCGCGTACGGAGTACTCACGAGCGCCAGGCGCTCAGGTGTCCAGACCCCCGTGCTCGAGTCGAGAAGCAGTTCTCCGTGTCGACGAAGGAGCAGGACGGTCTCTCCGCCAAACAGGAGGGTTGCGTCACCTGGGATGTGGAGGAGGACCGCCAGGACTCCTTGAAGCACCGCTGTCATCGCGGCGTGCCGGTGTCGGGCATCCAGCCAGAATTGAAGGTCCACGGAGGGCGCGAAGCCGAGCGACTCTTCCACCATCGCCTGGCTCATGGACGCGACAGGACCGGCGGCGAGGAGGAACCCAGGGCCTGTGACTTCGCCGCTGGGGCCAGGTGGAGCCGAGCGCAGCGCGAGGGCGTCCATCACCACCTCCAGCACCTTCTCGGGTGCCAGCGAGGTGGTGATGCGGAAGTTGTAGTCCAGTGACATGGAGCGCCCCGAGAGGTCTCTACGGCCAGAATGGAACGATACTTCCTTCCCGGGTGATGACGATGACCTCCCGGAGGTTCGGCATCGGCCAGGCGCTGAATTGCCGCTTCAACGCCACAAGATCCACACCGCTGTCGCGGAGGTTGAGGACAATCCGGTCGGCTTGCAGGTGCTTGCCGACGGGGTTGACCTTCGTGTCGTTGATGACCGCCCAGATGTTCCGTGGACTCGAGGTGCTCGGGGCATAGTTGTCGAAGATGCGTCCCTCGATTCGGAAGTCCGGCTCTCGCGTGGTTCCGGGGACTCGAGGACGCTGCTCGACCTTGAATCCGGCCTTGGCCAGGAGGTCCGCTGACTCGTTCTCTCTCGTCAAGGAACGGAGGGTGGCCTGGTCATCTTGAGGGGAGATGCGCGGCCTGTGGCCACTGGGGTTTGCGTTCGGATGACGGAGGACAGCCGGAATCCGCCCTCGCGTGCCGCGACCGCGGTGGCCTGGGTGTAGCCAGGGAGGGTGGGGGCCTTCTGGGCCAGCCCCGCCGTGCTGCCGATGGCGGCGGTGGTCAGCATGACGAAGACTCGCGCGGCATTGGCTCCCATCACCTGGCCGTAGCGCTCGCCGGCCGCATGGAGCTGGTCGAAGCGGGTGGCCATCGCGGCCTCGTCCGACAGGCGAATCCATCCTCGGATGAGCCCCCACACCGTGTCGTAGCCCAGCCAGGCAATGAGGCTCGCCGTGAGGACCGCCGCCGCGCCCTTGGATACCGGCTCTGGCAGCAGCCAGAGCGTCAAGTA
Encoded here:
- a CDS encoding SitI3 family protein, which gives rise to MSLDYNFRITTSLAPEKVLEVVMDALALRSAPPGPSGEVTGPGFLLAAGPVASMSQAMVEESLGFAPSVDLQFWLDARHRHAAMTAVLQGVLAVLLHIPGDATLLFGGETVLLLRRHGELLLDSSTGVWTPERLALVSTPYAMRALPTL
- a CDS encoding Annexin repeat-containing protein, translating into MTRENESADLLAKAGFKVEQRPRVPGTTREPDFRIEGRIFDNYAPSTSSPRNIWAVINDTKVNPVGKHLQADRIVLNLRDSGVDLVALKRQFSAWPMPNLREVIVITREGSIVPFWP